In Elaeis guineensis isolate ETL-2024a chromosome 1, EG11, whole genome shotgun sequence, a genomic segment contains:
- the LOC105034874 gene encoding LOW QUALITY PROTEIN: rhodanese-like domain-containing protein 4A, chloroplastic (The sequence of the model RefSeq protein was modified relative to this genomic sequence to represent the inferred CDS: inserted 2 bases in 2 codons), with translation MIPLQDHRLIPKPSPFLQISASHAPNPHQKCFPTQKIVPFFKFYTSHFPNSLTIRVSAQKTAPFSKILPYHLQIPLQDSVFMNNPWKFHHSLAIMAAVSFPFPSFAAETELSASDKINIEAIVISIDDFFNRNPFFVXGVTFIWLVVIPLTQGYLKKYKYISAIDAFRKLRDVPNSQLLDIRNKQSVQFISSPNLKIFDKDVVQVEFAEGXEEGFVKEVVKKFRDPGNTIICVLDSFDGNSLKVAELLFKNGFKEAYAIKGGLRGKDGWQAIQETLLPPSVHVYPRKKSKATNPSGVNSQRTDEQNNENGWALASSSIHQDKNQNTGNDHIDSVETASEAKLAPERPLSPYPNYPDLKPPSSPTPSKP, from the exons ATGATTCCTCTCCAAGACCACCGTTTGATCCCAAAGCCCTCGCCATTTCTCCAAATCTCGGCTTCCCATGCTCCAAACCCTCACCAAAAATGTTTCCCAACCCAAAAGATCGTACCTTTTTTCAAATTCTATACTTCCCACTTCCCAAATTCTCTCACCATCCGAGTTTCCGCCCAAAAGACTGCACCTTTCTCGAAAATTTTACCTTACCATCTCCAAATTCCTCTTCAGGACTCGGTGTTCATGAACAATCCTTGGAAATTTCACCACTCTCTTGCTATCATGGCTGCCGTTTCTTTCCCATTCCCTTCCTTTGCCGCCGAAACAGAGCTTTCTGCTTCAGATAAGATCAATATCGAAGCAATTGTTATCTCGATCGATGATTTCTTCAACCGGAACCCATTCTTCG GCGGAGTCACGTTCATTTGGCTGGTCGTAATACCGCTGACCCAAGGGTATCTAAAGAAGTACAAGTACATCAGCGCCATTGATGCTTTTCGGAAGCTAAGGGATGTGCCCAATTCACAGCTGCTGGATATTAGGAATAAGCAGAGCGTTCAGTTCATAAGTTCACCCAATTTGAAGATTTTTGATAAGGATGTGGTTCAGGTGGAGTTCGCTGAAG AAGAAGAGGGCTTCGTGAAAGAGGTTGTGAAGAAGTTTAGGGATCCTGGGAATACCATTATTTGTGTTCTTGACAG CTTTGATGGCAATTCCTTAAAAGTGGCTGAACTTTTGTTCAAGAATGGTTTCAAAGAGGCATATGCAATCAAAGGTGGACTCAGAGGGAAGGATGGATGGCAG GCTATTCAAGAAACCTTGCTTCCACCATCCGTGCATGTTTACCCAAGAAAGAAGAGCAAAGCAACAAATCCCTCTGGTGTTAACAGTCAAAGGACAGATGAGCAGAACAATGAGAATGGTTGGGCACTGGCCTCTTCAAGCATTCATCAGGACAAGAACCAGAATACAGGAAATGATCACATAGACTCTGTGGAAACTGCTTCAGAAGCAAAACTTGCTCCTGAGAGACCTTTGTCACCATACCCAAAT TACCCCGACTTGAAACCACCCTCTTCTCCAACTCCTTCAaagccataa
- the LOC105034867 gene encoding LOW QUALITY PROTEIN: la-related protein 6B (The sequence of the model RefSeq protein was modified relative to this genomic sequence to represent the inferred CDS: deleted 2 bases in 1 codon): MAQETLETLEDWMVSAVDRAAQEPAGPSLSRTASSSRGLNADAPEFVPRAPPPGQHPRVVKIRHGPPPPPVIHVFRPPPPPPPTMSPPFISPVTNHGPFEYFGGGGAVAGGGFGEHEAVQAAVDVDPFLPGWEGLPEEVIQKITKQVEYYFSDLNLATTEHLMRFISRDPEGFVPISVIASFKKIKALVHNNSLLAAALQTSSKLVVSDDGKKVRRLHPFTEGDVEELQSRIVVAENLPEDHCYQNLMKVFSAVGSVKTIRTCYPQNPNGNPHGTTAAVNRSSKLEMLFYNKLHAFVEYETVEDAEKAVTELIDERNWRSGLRVRILSKCMTKHGPGRGRKIGHEGDGTGDEDEIATTNQPNEKQVDDPSQSFEDSMEHVGEENFNDKDGMARRGKGRGPGARGRGRAQYHHNNNRNGGHALGTPPSSHLIHADQQLAVASKQPPGPRMPDGTRGFSMGRGNPLCPINTD; encoded by the exons ATGGCgcaagaaaccctagaaacccTCGAGGACTGGATGGTCTCCGCCGTCGACCGGGCAGCGCAGGAGCCCGCCGGGCCCTCGCTCTCCCGCACCGCCTCCTCCAGCCGCGGCCTCAACGCCGACGCCCCCGAGTTCGTACCTCGGGCGCCGCCGCCGGGGCAGCACCCGCGGGTGGTGAAGATCCGCCACGGGCCACCGCCGCCCCCGGTGATCCACGTCTTCCGCCCGCCGCCACCTCCGCCCCCGACGATGAGCCCACCATTCATCTCTCCGGTGACGAACCATGGACCGTTCGAGTACTTTGGGGGCGGCGGTGCCGTCGCGGGTGGAGGATTTGGGGAGCATGAGGCGGTTCAGGCGGCGGTTGATGTGGATCCGTTCCTC CCGGGTTGGGAGGGGCTCCCTGAAGAGGTTATCCAAAAGATCACGAAGCAG GTGGAGTACTATTTCAGTGATCTAAATTTAGCTACTACGGAGCACTTAATGAGGTTCATCAGTAGAGATCCTGAAGGATTTG TGCCAATATCAGTAATTGCATCTTTTAAGAAGATCAAGGCCTTAGTCCATAACAATTCATTGCTTGCTGCTGCGTTACAGACATCATCAAAACTC GTTGTTAGTGATGATGGAAAGAAAGTTAGACGCTTGCATCCCTTCACTGAGGGAGATGTTGAAGAATTGCAG TCACGTATCGTTGTTGCTGAAAATCTACCCGAGGATCATTGCTACCAAAACCTTATGAAGGTTTTTTCAGCTGTCGGGAG TGTGAAAACAATTCGTACCTGCTATCCTCAGAATCCTAATGGCAACCCCCATGGCACAACTGCTGCAGTTAATAGATCATCAAAACTGGAAATGCTTTTCTATAACAAG CTGCATGCATTTGTGGAGTATGAGACTGTCGAGGATGCTGAGAAAGCT GTCACAGAGCTTATTGATGAGAGAAATTGGAGAAGTGGGCTTCGAGTTCGTATACTATCTAAATGCATG ACAAAACACGGGCCAGGTCGAGGCAGAAAAATAGGACATGAAGGTGATGGTACTGGAGATGAAGATGAAATTGCCACAACTAATCAGCCAAATGAGAAGCAAGTGGATGATCCTTCTCAGTCATTTGAGGACTCAATGGAGCATGTG GGTGAGGAGAATTTCAATGACAAGGATGGCATGGCAAGGCGCGGCAAGGGGCGTGGCCCTGGAGCAAGGGGGCGTGGACGGGCGCAATACCACCATAATAACAACCGTAATGGGGGCCATGCTCTCGGCACCCCACCTTCAAGCCACCTAATCCATGCTGATCAGCAGCTAGCGGTGGCTAGTAAGCAACCACCTGGGCCCCGCATGCCGGATGGTACAAGGGGATTCTCAATGGGACGAGGGAACCCACTTTGCCCCATCAATACAGATTGA